The following proteins are co-located in the Halocatena salina genome:
- a CDS encoding prenyltransferase: MRGPRFRSTVDIGGYLPSESTRVGYLLRLSRPRFWLYLAGPVIVGVVYAAETVTDLFQPIALALFGYFLVPANVFLYGINDIFDADIDAHNAKKAGREVRYEGSSFVVAVVLACGLLGGTFIPILPTEASVSLIGVLVLASEYSAPPFRFKTTPVFDSLANGLYIVPGITAYAAIAGRYPPFAAVASGWLWTMGMHTFSAIPDIEPDRQAGIETTATVLGERRTYTYCTACWLAASLMFAVVHPFFTGVLSVYPLLVFGIRRSSVNVTEAYWWFPVINTLTGMVFTLGGLWLLVFGGNHG; this comes from the coding sequence ATGCGTGGTCCTAGATTCCGTTCCACGGTCGATATCGGTGGATATCTCCCATCGGAATCGACACGTGTCGGTTACCTCCTTCGGCTGTCTCGGCCTCGATTTTGGCTGTATCTCGCCGGACCAGTTATCGTCGGCGTCGTGTACGCTGCAGAGACCGTAACCGATCTATTCCAACCGATTGCACTCGCATTGTTCGGGTATTTCTTGGTGCCTGCCAACGTGTTCCTCTACGGCATCAATGACATCTTCGACGCAGATATCGATGCGCACAACGCGAAAAAAGCAGGTCGTGAAGTTCGTTACGAAGGTAGTTCGTTCGTCGTTGCTGTCGTACTCGCGTGCGGACTTCTCGGCGGCACATTCATCCCCATTCTTCCCACGGAAGCGAGCGTCTCGTTGATCGGGGTTCTCGTTTTAGCTAGCGAATACAGCGCACCCCCGTTCCGGTTCAAAACGACGCCGGTGTTCGATTCTCTGGCCAACGGGCTGTATATCGTTCCAGGAATTACCGCATACGCAGCCATAGCTGGGAGATATCCACCGTTTGCGGCGGTTGCTAGTGGCTGGCTCTGGACGATGGGAATGCACACCTTCTCAGCGATTCCGGACATCGAACCGGATCGTCAAGCAGGCATCGAAACGACTGCGACCGTTCTCGGCGAACGACGGACATACACTTACTGTACAGCCTGCTGGCTGGCAGCGTCGCTCATGTTCGCCGTCGTCCATCCGTTTTTCACCGGCGTACTCTCCGTGTATCCGCTCCTTGTCTTTGGTATCCGTCGTTCATCGGTGAATGTGACTGAAGCATACTGGTGGTTTCCGGTAATCAATACGCTCACCGGGATGGTGTTCACACTCGGTGGGCTGTGGCTGCTCGTGTTCGGAGGAAATCATGGCTGA
- the cruF gene encoding bisanhydrobacterioruberin hydratase has protein sequence MAEVSPTFNRQRVERAFDAMVRENRSLFGIVVPTVGVAMLLASTESILPALLSFDSSLILIGVVAMRLPLIAGLLPLIDRKAATALVVLAVYSYGIEYVGITTGVPYGQFSYGVDLGPLLFSKVPLGLPIFFIPIVANCCLLWLLLLDERPDRTFIWSSIIAVIGMDLILDPAAVALGFWSYSGGLYYGVPISNYLGWIVSATVAVVIFNWGFEQTAVLERLHHCEFMLDSLTAFVIFWGTINAYLGHLLPVAITGLFGLGLMKVDRFIPHSIYQFKLKR, from the coding sequence ATGGCTGAAGTGTCCCCGACGTTCAATCGACAGCGCGTCGAACGTGCGTTCGATGCGATGGTTCGTGAGAACCGCTCTCTCTTCGGTATCGTCGTCCCAACCGTCGGGGTAGCTATGCTTCTCGCAAGCACCGAATCGATACTACCAGCGCTGCTGTCGTTCGATTCATCACTCATCCTGATCGGCGTCGTGGCGATGCGATTGCCGCTTATCGCTGGTCTCTTACCGCTCATCGACCGGAAGGCAGCAACAGCCCTCGTCGTACTCGCCGTCTATTCATACGGTATCGAGTATGTGGGGATAACCACTGGTGTACCGTACGGCCAGTTCTCCTATGGGGTTGACCTCGGACCACTACTGTTCAGTAAAGTCCCACTTGGACTCCCGATATTCTTTATACCAATCGTAGCAAATTGCTGTCTGCTGTGGCTGCTGTTGCTCGATGAACGCCCTGATCGGACGTTCATCTGGAGTTCGATCATCGCCGTCATCGGAATGGACCTCATCCTCGATCCGGCCGCCGTTGCACTCGGCTTTTGGTCGTATAGCGGCGGTCTCTACTACGGGGTCCCGATCTCGAACTACCTCGGTTGGATCGTGTCGGCGACCGTTGCCGTCGTGATATTCAACTGGGGCTTCGAACAAACGGCCGTCCTCGAACGGTTACACCACTGTGAGTTTATGCTCGACAGCCTCACGGCGTTCGTCATCTTTTGGGGAACGATCAACGCTTATCTCGGGCATCTCCTCCCTGTCGCAATCACAGGACTGTTCGGACTCGGGCTGATGAAAGTGGATCGTTTCATCCCCCACTCTATCTATCAGTTTAAACTCAAACGGTGA